From Pseudoalteromonas piratica:
GCTTGAGCTACTTTCAAATAAGCTGGCGCGCGGGTTGTAGCGACAAAAACAATGGCATCGTATTGCTCTTTTTGAGCTTGTAGGATAAGTGCGTTACGGTGCTTTTCAGAATCGGCAATCGGATAAATTGTATTGAGATGGCTTTCTTTTGTAAGCCACTGCTGCAACGTTGAATTTCTTCCAGAATGCCAAGATTTTTGGTTGCTGCGACAATCATCAATCCATACATCAATTTGCAAGCCAGAATAAGCATCAGCAAGCGCTTTTAAAAATGCGCCTTGGTAGACATAGTCACCTAACGCAAGGTGTGTCATATACAAGATCTTACTTTTATTGGTGAGTGTTAACTCTGGCGTGTGTGTGTTCAATTTGTCACTTTGCTCTGTGTAATGCACTTAATTCTCCCTGCGCATGAGCCGAAATTGTACCAAACAACCTAGAGGCAAGTTAAGAGATTCGAACAATTCTTAAAAATTTAACAATCAAGCTGGTAAGAAACACGAACAAACCTCGCCATTTTGCGTTGATTAGGTATAAAATGATGCCAATTATTTTAAAAAAGCAATTATCGAAAGGCCTATGGAAGCGATAACAAACTCATATTTAGCAAGCTTAGAGCGTCACCGTAATGTGTTCGCCATTATGGAGCAATATCAACAGCAATCATTGTCACTATTAAATGCTTGCCAAGATACGTTGGCAAAAGGTGGTAAAGTTATTTGGTTTGGTAATGGTGGCAGTGCTGCTGACTCGCAACATTTAGCGGCTGAATTTGTAGTGCGTTATAAAAACGAACGTGGTCCTCTTGCATCGATTGCCTTGACAACCGATACGTCAATTCTTACCGCTCACTCAAACGATTATCATTTTGATACTGTGTTTGAACGTCAAGTTTTAGCGCTATGTAAGCCTGAAGATTTAGTGATTGGTTTAACAACATCGGGTACTAGCCCTAACATTAACCTTGCATTAGAAGCAGCCAATAATATTGGTGCTTACACTGTGGCGTTAACGGGTCGTGATGGTGGCAAAGTAAAAGATATTGCTAAGTTACCAATCATTATCGCTAATGATGAAACAGCACGTATTCAAGAAGCGCATATGTTTATTGGCCATTGGCTATGTGAAGCAATTGATATGTTAGTTGCACAAAAGAGCTAAGCACTGATTATGGATTTATCATATTTTAATCGATTAGCCAGCAGCAAAATTTTAGTTGTTGGCGACGTTATGCTCGACCGTTACTGGCATGGTGATACCGGCCGTATTTCACCTGAAGCACCAGTCCCTGTTGTAAAGGTGAGTGGTCTTGAAGATAAAGCTGGTGGTGCAGCAAATGTTGCGAAAAACATTGCACATCTTGATGGCAAAGTAAGTTTGCTTGGCATTATTGGTGATGATGATAACGGGCAAAGCTTAGAAGCGTTACTTAAATCAGAAAATATTGATTCGAGACTAATTCGCCAACAAGAAGCGCCAACAATTGCAAAAATGCGTGTTATTAGTCGCCATCAGCAAGTGGTGCGATTGGATTTAGAAGAGCGTTTTAGCGAAGCACATTCCACATTGCTGCTTAATCAGCTTAAAGCAATTGTGAGTGAATTTGATTTAGTTGTGTTCTCTGATTACAACAAAGGCTCATTGCACTTAATTTCAGAAATGATCGCCGTGGCTAAAAACGCTGGTAAAACGGTATTGGTAGACCCAAAATCAAAGCAATTGGCGGATTATCGTGGTGCAGACTTTATCACACCAAACCTTACCGAGTTTAAAGCTGCTGGTGGCGTGATTGGTGATGAAGAAATCATTACACAAAGTGCCCGCACCATTGTGGCTGAATGTGGCTTAGGCGCGATGTTGCTTACTCGCTCTGAACAGGGCATGTCACTTATTACGCCTAACGAAAAACATGATTTTGCTGCGCAAGTTCATGAAGTGTCAGATGTAACGGGGGCAGGTGACACCGTTATTGCGACACTAGCGGTAATGTTAAGTACAGGCATGCCAGCTTCGCAAGCGGTTGAAATAGCAAATATTGCCGCGGGTCTTGTGGTTGCGAAACTAGGCGCGGCTACCGTGTCGCCAGAAGAGTTAAGTGCTAAATTAACTCAGTATCTTCGCGATACCGGCGAGCAATATCAAGCGCCAGCAGAAGAGGTGCTGCACCATATTGAGTTAGCGCGCCAACGCGGTGAAACAATCGTATTTACTAATGGTTGCTTTGATATTTTACATGCGGGTCATGTTCGTTATTTAGCACAAGCTAAAGCCCGCGGTGATAAGCTGGTGGTTGGTTTAAATAATGATGAATCAATTAGTCGTTTGAAAGGTGCTACGCGACCAGTAAACCCGTTGGATGAGCGTGCTACCGTTATCAGTGCCTTGGCATCTGTAGACTGGGTAATCCCATTTGGTTTAGAAGCCGAAAATGATACGCCAGCAAAACTAATTGAACGTGTTAAACCCGATGTATTAGTAAAAGGCGGCGATTATAAAGTGTCAGAAATTGCTGGTGCAGATTTTGTGTTAGCGAGTGGTGGCAAAGTAGAAGTACTCGAATTTGTGAATGGGTGCTCTACGTCAAACGTGATTAAAAAAATCCAAAGCGATGGCTAATAACTACAAATTGTTAAGCGCACTAAATTGGCTTTAGTGCGCTCTTATATGCCTTTATAAACACCTGCCAATTACTTTCTTGCCAATAAAACGGACTGTTGCGATTTGACTCTTTGGTAAATGATCGTGCAAGTCGGTCAATATTGCTTTGATTTCGTTTCGCATTAAACGTACCTAATGTGCCTCTGTCAAAATCAATTAAATATACTTGGCTATTACTGATAAGAATATTGTTGATATTAAGGTCGGCATGCCCCACGCCATGATTATGAAAATTTGCGATAGTGGCTGCAATTTGGCTGAACTCTTGTTCTGAAAGCGCGCGGGTTTTTAGAATATCGAGAACGCTTTGTGCGTTTGGTAACGCTTCGGTAATAATATCACCACGATAAATAAAACCTGAGCGAGTTACTTTTGCTGCAATCGGAGAGGGCACAGGCAAGCCTTTTTGTTGCATTTCTACGAGCAATTCAAACTCTTGAAAAGTGCGAGTATTGTTTAGTCCTAAGAAAAGGTATTGATCGCTCAATAATTTGCCGATTAAGCCGCCACGCCAGTAATGACGCAACACGCCAGTTTTTTCGCCACAATCAAAAAAATACGTTGAAGCTCGACCTTTTTTTTCTGCACGAATTAAATCGTTTGTGGCAAGAAAGTTCACATCAAATAGGGACGTATCAAACTCACCGTTAAATGATTTTGGCGTAATAATTGAGGTTGAACCCAAACGTTGAATTGAAAGCATAGCTAATGTGTTTAAAAGTGATTGCGTGCAAAAAGGGATTATACCAAGTTTTAATTTACGTTAAACTGCACGCATCTATTTATATGTTTTTAGGTAAATTGTGAGTTTACAGGGCCCATTCAACGATATTTGTATTTTGCGTCTTTCGGCAATTGGCGATGTGTGTCATGCCGTTTCGGCCGTTCAGGCGATTCAAAGGCACTACCCAAACGCTAAAATCACTTGGGTGGTAGGCAAAATCGAGGCGATGTTACTGGCAGATTTACCAGGTGTAGAACTCGTTGTTTTTGACAAAAAGCAAGGTAAAGCGGCTTATCAGACTCTTAAACAGCATTTTAAAGGCCGTAAGTTTGATGTACTGCTTCATATGCAGGTTGCACTGCGTGCCAATTTAGCGGCGCGAGTGATTCCTGCAAAAGTAAAAGTCGGCTTTGATTGGCATCGTGCAAAAGAAGGGCACTTCTTATTTACTAATCATCGTATTGAGGCTGAAAAAGAAGCGCATGTACTCGAGGGTTTTCGTGGTTTCGCAAAAGCCATTGGTGTGCCACATTATGAGCCATCGTGGCAGATGCCAGTAAACCAAGAAGATCGAGACTTTGCTGAACAAATATTATCGCCACTTGGCGAAAAAATACTGGTGCTTTCACCTGCTGCAAGTAAAGCCGAGCGTAATTGGTTACCTGAGCGTTATGCTGAAATAGCGGATTATGCTCAAGAACAAGGTTTTAGTATTGTGATAACCGGTGGCCCTACAGAGCTTGAAATTACCCTTGCAAAGAAAATTGAAAATGCGATGTCATCGAAAGCACTTAACCTTGTAGGTAAAACAAATCTAAAGCAACTGTTATGCGTATTAGAAAAAGCGTCGCTGGTTATAGCGCCTGATACGGGGCCTGCGCATATGGCGGTCACAATGGCGACTCCTGTGATTGGACTGTATGCACACTCAAATCCGGCACGTACCGGCCCTTATTTATACCAAGATTATGTGGTTGAGGTATATCATCACAACTTAAAACAGCAAACAGGAAAGACTGCGGCTCAATTGCCCTGGGGCACACGTGTTAAAGGTAAAGAGCTCATGCAGCAAATTAGTGTAGAGAGTGTAAAGCAGATGTTTGACCGTGTAGTAAAAGAAAAGGCATTGTAATGGCTAATAAAGCAGTTTTCCTTGATCGAGATGGTGTTGTTAACGTAGACCACGCTTATGTATATAAAATCGAAGATTTTGAGTTTATTGATGGCGTATTTGAAGCGTGTCAGTTATTTCAAGCTGCCGGCTACAAGATTGTGATTGTAACCAACCAATCGGGTATTGGTCGTGGCTACTACTCAGAGCAAGACTTTCATTTACTGACAAAATGGATGGTTGCGCAATTTAGCGCACACGATATAGAAGTAAGTAAAGTCTACTTTTGCCCGCATCACCCAACAAAAGGTGTTGCAGGCTACCAGCAAGATTGTGATTGTCGTAAGCCAAAACCCGGTATGTTGTTGCGAGGAGTTGAAGAGCTTGCGCTTGATGCATCTGAGTGCATTATGTTTGGCGATAAAGGATCGGATATGTTAGCGGCTAAGGCTGCAGGCTTTAAAAAGAAAATTTTAGTTAAATCAGGCCAAAGCTTAAGTGAGCAAGAACTTTTACTTGCTGATGAAGTATGGGACTCACTCGATTGTGCGCGTGAAAAGTTTAGTGAAAACAACTGAGATTAATCGATGCAATATTTAAAATGCAGTTTTTTGTACTGGATTTTAAATGCAAATAAGTTAAATCGACTTTTCTAACCGCATTTACTAGTATTAAGTGCATTTATCTACCTAACCTTTTACAATTACCTTCCTTAATATAAGCTACAATTTTAAAGCTTAATGTATGTTTTTTGCACAGGTCGTGCGCAAACACATTCTGCAACCCGTTCTATTAGGCATTGGAGACTTTGGATGAGAGCATCTGCATTTTTTGATCAGCTTAAGCAACAGATTGACCAAGTAAAAGAAGATGGATTATATAAAAGCGAGCGAGTGATCACGTCACAACAGCAAGCTGAAATTCAAGTTGCATCAGGCGACTCAGTAATTAACTTTTGTGCAAATAACTACTTAGGTTTAGCAAATCACCCAGAGTTAATTAATGCAGCAAAGGCCGGTTTGGATGATCATGGCTTTGGCGTTGCGTCAGTTCGTTTTATCTGTGGTACGCAAGATATTCATAAAACATTAGAAACCAAGATCAGTAACTTTTTACAAACAGAAGATACCATTCTTTACTCATCTTGTTTTGATGCTAACGCAGGTCTGTTTGAAACGATTTTAGGTCCTGAAGATGCCATTATTTCAGACTCGTTAAACCATGCTTCAATTATTGATGGTGTGCGTTTATGTAAAGCAAAACGCTTCCGTTATGCCAATAACGACATGGCTGATTTAGAGCAGCAATTAATCGCTGCTGATGAAGCGGGTGTTAAAACTAAACTTATTGCTACAGATGGCGTGTTCTCAATGGACGGCGTTATTTGTAACTTAGAAGCATTGTGTGACCTTGCTGACAAATACGATGCACTGGTTATGGTTGATGATTCTCACGCTGTGGGTTTTGTTGGCGAAAACGGTCGTGGTACGCCTGAATACTGCAATGTAATGGACCGCGTAGATATCATCACGGGTACATTAGGCAAAGCACTAGGTGGCGCTTCAGGTGGTTATACTTCAGGTAAAGCTGAAATTGTAGAATGGTTACGTCAGCGTTCTCGTCCTTACTTATTCTCAAATTCTCTCGCGCCTTCAATCGTTACAGCGTCAATCAAAGTACTTGATATGCTAGCTGATGGTAAAGAGCTGCGTGATACACTTTGGCAAAATGCGGCTTACTTCCGTGAGCAAATGGAAGCGGCTGGCTTTACTTGTGCAGGTAAAGATCACGCAATTATTCCAGTTATGTTAGGCGATGCTAAATTAGCTGCAGAGATGGCTGATAAATTACTTGCTGAAGGTATTTACGTAACAGGTTTCTCATTCCCTGTAGTACCAAAAGGACAAGCGCGTATTCGTACACAGATCTCTGCTGCACATACCCGTGAGCAATTAGATAAAGCAATTGCGGCATTTACCCGTATTGGTAAAGAATTAGGTATCATTTAATTTGATATTGGCCTGTTTGATAACAGGCCTTTTTTGTGAGTAAAAAAATGAAAGCATTATCAAAACTTAAAGCTGAACCAGGGATCTGGATGACAGAAACGGCTAAACCGGAAGTTGGCCACAATGACTTATTAATTAAAATCCGTAAAACAGCAATTTGTGGTACCGATGTACACATTTACAAGTGGGATGAGTGGTCACAAAATACTATTCCAGTACCTATGGTTGTTGGTCACGAATACGTTGGCGAAGTAGTGGATATGGGCCAAGAAGTACGTGGTTTTAAAGTTGGTGATCGCGTATCGGGTGAAGGCCATATTACCTGTGGTCACTGTCGTAACTGTCGTGCAGGCCGAGTTCACTTATGTCGTAACACGACGGGTGTAGGTGTAAACCGCGAAGGTGCATTTGCCGAATACTTAGTTATTCCAGCCTACAATGCGTTTAAAATCCCAGATAATATCCCGGATGAATTAGCATCAATCTTTGACCCATTTGGTAATGCAGTGCACACAGCGCTGTCGTTTGACTTAGTGGGTGAAGATGTACTGATTACTGGCGCAGGCCCTATTGGTATTATGGCTGCAGCGGTTGCTAAACACGTGGGTGCACGCCATGTGGTAATTACTGATGTGAATGAATACCGTTTAGACCTAGCTCGTAAAATGGGTGCAACACGTGCCGTAAACGTGGCGAACGAGAAATTAGAAGATGTGATGAATGAACTTGGCATGACAGAAGGCTTTGATATAGGCCTTGAAATGTCAGGTGTGCCGAGCGCGTTTAATAGCATGTTAAATAACATGAATCATGGCGGTAAAATTGCCATGCTAGGTATTCCGCCATCAGATATGGCGGTTGACTGGAATCAGGTTATTTTTAAAGGGTTAATCATTAAAGGTATTTATGGTCGTGAAATGTTTGAAACTTGGTACAAAATGGCAAGTTTGATTCAATCTGGCTTAGATTTATCGCCAATTATTACTCACGAATTCCACATTGATGACTTCCAACAAGGCTTTGATACGATGATTTCAGGCCTGTCAGGCAAAGTTATTTTAAATTGGGATTAAGCCATCGCTTGATGATATTATAAAGGGAGCATTCGCTCCCTTTTTTATTGAGGTATATATGTCATATAAACATATTTCTGTGTCGCAAACAGCGGCATTATTATCTAATGACGATGTTGTTATTGCCGATATTCGTGATCCAAATAGTTTCCAATCTGCGCGTATTCCTGGGTCAGAGCGTTTATCTAATGAAAACTTGGGACAATTTTTAAATGAAAAAGATTACGAACAACCTATTGTAGTTGTTTGCTATCATGGCATAAGCTCTCAAACAGCGGCAAGCTATTTGGTAGAGCAAGGATTTGAAGACGTCTACAGTATGGATGGTGGTTTTGCAGCATGGGGCACTGAACAAGCGGATAACGTTGAATCAGGTGCATAATCATTGTGAAGCAACTTACTACGCTAAATAATGTAAGAGCTGCACAAGGCTTTTGTGATTACTTAAACAGCATTAATATTCGCTGTGTATTAAAGCCAATTAGCCGTGAAAGCGTTTCTTTGCTTGTAACAGAAGAGCAGTTTGAGAGCGCTGAAAAAGAACTTACCGAATTTCAAGCAAACCCTCACCAAGCCAAGTATCTTGATGCATCTTGGCAGGTTGGCTCAACCAACAGTGGGTTAAGTTACGGTGGCAACCCGCTTAACTTGGTACCGCGTTTTTTGAAGCTTTCATTACTTATTCAAAGCGTGTCACTGTTATCAATTGTGGTATATGGGGCGTTTGTTTTAGGTGGCTTCGAATGGCTTTTTCCATATCTTCAGTTTTCTCCTACAGCACCGCACACTTGGCTTACGCCGACTATTATGCATTTTTCAGCAATGCATTTGGTCTTTAACTTGATGTGGTGGATGTATTTAGGAGATAAAATCACTGAGCAATTAGGTAAGCGGTTTTTAGTACTTGTATTTATGGTTACTGCGCTTGCAAGTAATTGGCTGCAGTTTACGTTTGTTGATGCAAATTTTGGTGGCTTATCAGGCGTGGTGTATGGTCTACTTGGGTTTTGCTGGTTGTATGGCCATACTTCAGGCAATACTCAGTTAGCTATAAGCCCATCAATTGTTGGCTTTATGTTGGTGTGGTTAGTACTGGGTTTTGCAGATCTCTTGTTTATTAATATGGCAAACTGGGCACACTTAGGTGGGCTTATTGCTGGTGCGATGCTTGGTGTGTTCATTGCTAGAAGGCATAAAAAAAGCAAAGTTAATTAACTTTGCTTTTCCTCAGTTTGTTTGTACTTAATAATATAAATATTTGGTAAACAACACATCGTGAACAACTTCTTGACCAGTCTCTTCTTTTAATAATTCCTTAATGCGGTCACTGCATTTTTTACGGATTTCTTCTCGACCAGTTAACGACTTTACACGCTCTTCTTGTTCTTTACTTATAATTTCAACTATCGCATCACGGAGTAATGGAGAGTGGTGTTCAACCACTTCTAAGTTACCCATATCTTTGATCATTAGCTCAACGGTCACGCGCACGTATCCGAGCTTTTTATTCGATGTCGCAATGTAATTTGTGATTATGTCGGGCTCAAAGCCAAAGTAGCCAAAATTTGACGCTGCTAAAACTTTAGGCGTTGAGAGTGATAATATAAGTGTAATTAGAAATATCGATAGGCTACGCATTGCGTGACTAACACCTTGTTTTTCCCTTGGTAACTAATCAATAATAATACTTGATTATGGGGTTTTTACTAGTCATCTTAAGGTAAATTAATGGAAAAAATAATTTACCGTTTAGCTCCTTCCTTTGCGGTGT
This genomic window contains:
- a CDS encoding 3-deoxy-D-manno-octulosonic acid kinase; the encoded protein is MLSIQRLGSTSIITPKSFNGEFDTSLFDVNFLATNDLIRAEKKGRASTYFFDCGEKTGVLRHYWRGGLIGKLLSDQYLFLGLNNTRTFQEFELLVEMQQKGLPVPSPIAAKVTRSGFIYRGDIITEALPNAQSVLDILKTRALSEQEFSQIAATIANFHNHGVGHADLNINNILISNSQVYLIDFDRGTLGTFNAKRNQSNIDRLARSFTKESNRNSPFYWQESNWQVFIKAYKSALKPI
- the glpE gene encoding thiosulfate sulfurtransferase GlpE — its product is MSYKHISVSQTAALLSNDDVVIADIRDPNSFQSARIPGSERLSNENLGQFLNEKDYEQPIVVVCYHGISSQTAASYLVEQGFEDVYSMDGGFAAWGTEQADNVESGA
- the hldE gene encoding bifunctional D-glycero-beta-D-manno-heptose-7-phosphate kinase/D-glycero-beta-D-manno-heptose 1-phosphate adenylyltransferase HldE — encoded protein: MDLSYFNRLASSKILVVGDVMLDRYWHGDTGRISPEAPVPVVKVSGLEDKAGGAANVAKNIAHLDGKVSLLGIIGDDDNGQSLEALLKSENIDSRLIRQQEAPTIAKMRVISRHQQVVRLDLEERFSEAHSTLLLNQLKAIVSEFDLVVFSDYNKGSLHLISEMIAVAKNAGKTVLVDPKSKQLADYRGADFITPNLTEFKAAGGVIGDEEIITQSARTIVAECGLGAMLLTRSEQGMSLITPNEKHDFAAQVHEVSDVTGAGDTVIATLAVMLSTGMPASQAVEIANIAAGLVVAKLGAATVSPEELSAKLTQYLRDTGEQYQAPAEEVLHHIELARQRGETIVFTNGCFDILHAGHVRYLAQAKARGDKLVVGLNNDESISRLKGATRPVNPLDERATVISALASVDWVIPFGLEAENDTPAKLIERVKPDVLVKGGDYKVSEIAGADFVLASGGKVEVLEFVNGCSTSNVIKKIQSDG
- the gmhB gene encoding D-glycero-beta-D-manno-heptose 1,7-bisphosphate 7-phosphatase, with product MANKAVFLDRDGVVNVDHAYVYKIEDFEFIDGVFEACQLFQAAGYKIVIVTNQSGIGRGYYSEQDFHLLTKWMVAQFSAHDIEVSKVYFCPHHPTKGVAGYQQDCDCRKPKPGMLLRGVEELALDASECIMFGDKGSDMLAAKAAGFKKKILVKSGQSLSEQELLLADEVWDSLDCAREKFSENN
- the tdh gene encoding L-threonine 3-dehydrogenase encodes the protein MKALSKLKAEPGIWMTETAKPEVGHNDLLIKIRKTAICGTDVHIYKWDEWSQNTIPVPMVVGHEYVGEVVDMGQEVRGFKVGDRVSGEGHITCGHCRNCRAGRVHLCRNTTGVGVNREGAFAEYLVIPAYNAFKIPDNIPDELASIFDPFGNAVHTALSFDLVGEDVLITGAGPIGIMAAAVAKHVGARHVVITDVNEYRLDLARKMGATRAVNVANEKLEDVMNELGMTEGFDIGLEMSGVPSAFNSMLNNMNHGGKIAMLGIPPSDMAVDWNQVIFKGLIIKGIYGREMFETWYKMASLIQSGLDLSPIITHEFHIDDFQQGFDTMISGLSGKVILNWD
- a CDS encoding flagellar basal body-associated protein FliL, coding for MRSLSIFLITLILSLSTPKVLAASNFGYFGFEPDIITNYIATSNKKLGYVRVTVELMIKDMGNLEVVEHHSPLLRDAIVEIISKEQEERVKSLTGREEIRKKCSDRIKELLKEETGQEVVHDVLFTKYLYY
- the glpG gene encoding rhomboid family intramembrane serine protease GlpG — encoded protein: MKQLTTLNNVRAAQGFCDYLNSINIRCVLKPISRESVSLLVTEEQFESAEKELTEFQANPHQAKYLDASWQVGSTNSGLSYGGNPLNLVPRFLKLSLLIQSVSLLSIVVYGAFVLGGFEWLFPYLQFSPTAPHTWLTPTIMHFSAMHLVFNLMWWMYLGDKITEQLGKRFLVLVFMVTALASNWLQFTFVDANFGGLSGVVYGLLGFCWLYGHTSGNTQLAISPSIVGFMLVWLVLGFADLLFINMANWAHLGGLIAGAMLGVFIARRHKKSKVN
- a CDS encoding glycine C-acetyltransferase; translated protein: MRASAFFDQLKQQIDQVKEDGLYKSERVITSQQQAEIQVASGDSVINFCANNYLGLANHPELINAAKAGLDDHGFGVASVRFICGTQDIHKTLETKISNFLQTEDTILYSSCFDANAGLFETILGPEDAIISDSLNHASIIDGVRLCKAKRFRYANNDMADLEQQLIAADEAGVKTKLIATDGVFSMDGVICNLEALCDLADKYDALVMVDDSHAVGFVGENGRGTPEYCNVMDRVDIITGTLGKALGGASGGYTSGKAEIVEWLRQRSRPYLFSNSLAPSIVTASIKVLDMLADGKELRDTLWQNAAYFREQMEAAGFTCAGKDHAIIPVMLGDAKLAAEMADKLLAEGIYVTGFSFPVVPKGQARIRTQISAAHTREQLDKAIAAFTRIGKELGII
- a CDS encoding glycosyltransferase family 9 protein, coding for MSLQGPFNDICILRLSAIGDVCHAVSAVQAIQRHYPNAKITWVVGKIEAMLLADLPGVELVVFDKKQGKAAYQTLKQHFKGRKFDVLLHMQVALRANLAARVIPAKVKVGFDWHRAKEGHFLFTNHRIEAEKEAHVLEGFRGFAKAIGVPHYEPSWQMPVNQEDRDFAEQILSPLGEKILVLSPAASKAERNWLPERYAEIADYAQEQGFSIVITGGPTELEITLAKKIENAMSSKALNLVGKTNLKQLLCVLEKASLVIAPDTGPAHMAVTMATPVIGLYAHSNPARTGPYLYQDYVVEVYHHNLKQQTGKTAAQLPWGTRVKGKELMQQISVESVKQMFDRVVKEKAL
- a CDS encoding SIS domain-containing protein, producing MEAITNSYLASLERHRNVFAIMEQYQQQSLSLLNACQDTLAKGGKVIWFGNGGSAADSQHLAAEFVVRYKNERGPLASIALTTDTSILTAHSNDYHFDTVFERQVLALCKPEDLVIGLTTSGTSPNINLALEAANNIGAYTVALTGRDGGKVKDIAKLPIIIANDETARIQEAHMFIGHWLCEAIDMLVAQKS